In the Methanococcus maripaludis genome, one interval contains:
- the pyrB gene encoding aspartate carbamoyltransferase, which yields MRHLISMRDIGREEILNILNESEKMEAILNENGHCDFLNGRILATLFYEPSTRTRLSFETAMKRLGGNVIGFTDISNTSVTKGESLADTIKVISGYSDLIAIRHPSEGAARLSSENSKVPVINAGDGSNQHPTQTLLDLYTIKREVGHIENLKIAFIGDLKYGRTVHSLCQALSLFKSVEIKLIAPDELKMPREVIEDIDGKLKLSEMTDVEIDDVDVVYMTRIQKERFVDVNEYYKVKGIYRLSKEHIGNKNVVIMHPLPRVDEIDSEVDNIPQARYFKQSFYGVPVRMAILKLLFEDSIK from the coding sequence ATGAGGCATTTAATTTCGATGAGAGACATCGGTCGGGAAGAAATTCTGAATATTTTAAACGAATCCGAAAAAATGGAAGCTATTTTAAATGAAAACGGTCACTGTGATTTTTTAAATGGAAGAATACTCGCAACTCTTTTTTATGAACCCTCAACCAGGACAAGACTTTCGTTTGAAACTGCAATGAAACGACTTGGCGGAAATGTTATTGGTTTTACAGATATTTCAAATACTTCTGTAACCAAGGGCGAATCTTTAGCAGATACTATCAAAGTAATCAGTGGTTACAGCGATTTGATTGCAATAAGGCACCCATCAGAAGGGGCTGCACGACTTTCGAGTGAAAATTCAAAAGTTCCGGTTATAAACGCTGGAGATGGATCAAACCAGCACCCGACACAGACGCTTCTTGATTTGTATACGATTAAAAGAGAAGTTGGACACATTGAAAATTTAAAAATCGCATTTATCGGTGATTTAAAGTACGGAAGAACCGTTCACTCGTTGTGTCAGGCATTATCACTCTTTAAAAGTGTGGAAATAAAATTAATTGCTCCTGATGAACTTAAAATGCCAAGAGAAGTAATTGAAGATATCGATGGAAAACTAAAACTTTCAGAAATGACTGACGTTGAAATTGACGATGTTGATGTTGTTTACATGACGAGGATTCAGAAAGAAAGGTTTGTCGATGTTAACGAATACTACAAAGTAAAAGGAATATATCGTCTTTCAAAAGAGCATATTGGAAACAAAAATGTGGTTATCATGCACCCCCTTCCAAGGGTTGATGAAATCGATTCTGAAGTTGATAATATTCCACAGGCAAGATACTTTAAACAGTCATTTTATGGAGTTCCTGTAAGAATGGCGATTTTAAAGCTTTTATTTGAAGATTCAATAAAATAA